TGGGGCCAAGTCGCGCATCCCGGCGGCAGCTGAGGGGTGGGCGGGAAGTCATCAGGCGGGGAGAAGAGGCCGGCCGGCAAAGGATCAGCGATCTTGCCGCTCCGCGTGCATCCATCCTGCGCAGTGCAGAACGGTCCTCAGCAGCAAATGCGGGGACAGTCTCTTGGCCCGGAATGAAGCTGCCTGCCAACAGGCATGTGGCTGGTCGCCGGCGGAGATCGGTGCGAGACTGCCAGGTGATGCGGACGGTGATGGGGATGCGCCGGGATCAGTTCGTGACAGATGCAGGTCGACCATGGACAAAAAAGATCTTGCATCAGGCCTTCGCTGTGCAATAATTGGGGTGATCTTGAGCCGGAGTCCCTGCCGATGCTGTGCCGGCATCGGAATTGCCTCCGGCGAGGCTGGGCCGAGCGGGGTCAAGGCGATCGCGATCGGCTGTTCTGTTCTCATCCTCATCTTGCGGGCACGGGAGGAATGTATGGCGAAGACCCTGGTGGAAATGGCAGCCGATATCGTGCAGGCACAGTCCTCGACACGCAGCATGTCAACCGACGAGATTACCTTTGCCCTGCAGCAGACCTTCAAGGCGTTGCAGGGTATGCAGCAGGTGGGGTCCGCAGCGGCCTTCGCCGGCCTCGGCGAGGAGGCAGCTGAAGAGGCCGAGGCCGCAGCGGTGCCGCCCGCCATCAGCCCGGAGAAGTCGATCCAGAAGAACCGGATCATCTGTCTTGAGTGCGGCCAGGAGTTCAAGATGCTTTCCCCCAAGCATCTTCGTTCCCACAACCTGGATGGCCGCTCCTACCGGAAGAAGCACGGCTTCTCCCTGCGTCAGCCCCTCTGTGCCAAGAGTCTCTCCGAGCGCCGCAAGAAGGCGGGCAAGGAGCGGGGGCTGCCGGAGAACCTGCGCAAGTCCATCCAGTCGCGGCCCCGGCGCGGTCAGGGCGCCTGAAACCGGCCGGGCAGCGGCTCTTGGCGCCAGGGATGGGCGGTG
This Thermodesulfobacteriota bacterium DNA region includes the following protein-coding sequences:
- a CDS encoding MucR family transcriptional regulator → MAKTLVEMAADIVQAQSSTRSMSTDEITFALQQTFKALQGMQQVGSAAAFAGLGEEAAEEAEAAAVPPAISPEKSIQKNRIICLECGQEFKMLSPKHLRSHNLDGRSYRKKHGFSLRQPLCAKSLSERRKKAGKERGLPENLRKSIQSRPRRGQGA